The proteins below come from a single Campylobacter sp. CCUG 57310 genomic window:
- a CDS encoding Rdx family protein produces MEVKITYCNSUNYRPTASRVEEKILEQVPGASVSKVVGDSGNFIIEVDGNVLYSKKDLIGTSVNALPNHDEIMEIVERIKAL; encoded by the coding sequence ATGGAAGTAAAGATAACTTATTGTAACTCTTGAAACTACAGACCGACAGCTTCTCGTGTAGAAGAAAAAATTTTAGAACAAGTCCCTGGCGCATCGGTAAGTAAAGTCGTAGGAGATAGCGGCAATTTCATCATTGAAGTAGACGGTAACGTGCTATACTCCAAAAAAGACCTGATAGGAACATCGGTAAATGCGCTTCCGAATCATGATGAAATAATGGAAATAGTAGAGCGTATAAAGGCGCTTTGA
- a CDS encoding 30S ribosomal protein S1, whose translation MAEVNKNVQINKAKDEDIEDIDFAAMLEESFKKTEEDSDGIIVDIKGDEVFVNVGKKSEGILNITEISDEDGNLKFNVGDTLKVAITGSRGGRPIVSHKKALRKEKVKAYIDAYNEDSEDVFDVKIVSKNKGGFVAQNNDGIEFFLPKSQSGFKDAGSIIGKTYKVKVIKVDKEEQSIVVSRKRILDENRRKKKEAISSIVDNLEVIEGTVKKITTYGMFVDVGGVDGLVHYSEISYKGPVNPGSLYQEGDKVLVKVIKYDDDKKHLSLSIKAAMPDPWDEIKDGLEVGDTIKVIVSNIEPYGAFVDLGNDIEGFLHISEISWDKNIKNPKDHISEGEELDVEVIEIDVKDRRLRVSLKNLLPKPFDEFKAKFKEGDVVKGTVTTVTNFGAFIKIGAVEGLLHNEDASWDRNDKCKDMFKVGDEIEVKIVKIDNTEQKISLSLKDLKQSPVQEYAKKYNVGDIVTGKIRDIKEFGIFVELGDNIDALIRKEDMGNVKAEELNINDNIEAAIAFIDEKKNRIRLSIRRLAKQKEREVLNEINSDDKVTLGDIIKEQLS comes from the coding sequence ATGGCTGAGGTGAACAAAAATGTTCAAATAAATAAGGCAAAGGATGAAGATATCGAAGATATAGACTTTGCTGCGATGTTAGAGGAGTCTTTTAAAAAGACCGAAGAAGATAGCGACGGAATTATCGTTGATATAAAAGGCGATGAGGTTTTTGTCAATGTCGGTAAAAAATCAGAGGGTATTTTAAATATCACTGAGATTAGCGATGAGGATGGAAATCTTAAATTTAATGTCGGCGATACGTTAAAAGTTGCGATTACTGGTTCAAGAGGCGGAAGGCCTATAGTTTCTCATAAAAAAGCTTTAAGAAAAGAGAAGGTTAAAGCTTATATAGATGCTTACAATGAAGATAGCGAAGATGTTTTTGATGTAAAAATCGTAAGTAAGAACAAAGGCGGTTTCGTAGCTCAAAATAACGACGGTATAGAATTTTTCTTGCCGAAATCCCAAAGCGGCTTTAAAGATGCCGGCTCAATCATAGGAAAAACTTACAAAGTAAAAGTTATTAAAGTTGACAAAGAAGAGCAAAGCATAGTCGTTTCAAGAAAGAGAATACTTGACGAGAATCGTCGCAAGAAAAAAGAGGCCATCTCCTCAATAGTAGATAATCTGGAAGTTATAGAAGGAACGGTTAAAAAGATCACGACTTACGGTATGTTTGTTGATGTCGGTGGAGTCGATGGACTTGTTCATTATAGCGAAATCAGCTACAAAGGTCCCGTAAATCCGGGTTCGCTTTATCAAGAAGGCGATAAGGTTTTAGTTAAAGTTATCAAATACGATGATGACAAAAAACATCTTTCTTTATCGATTAAAGCCGCAATGCCTGATCCTTGGGACGAGATCAAAGATGGACTGGAAGTCGGCGATACTATAAAAGTAATCGTTAGCAATATCGAACCATACGGCGCGTTCGTTGATCTTGGAAATGACATAGAGGGCTTTTTGCACATCTCTGAAATTTCGTGGGATAAAAATATCAAAAATCCAAAAGATCATATAAGCGAGGGCGAAGAGCTTGATGTCGAAGTTATCGAAATAGACGTAAAAGATCGCCGTTTAAGAGTAAGTTTAAAAAATCTTTTGCCAAAACCTTTTGATGAATTTAAGGCTAAATTTAAAGAAGGCGATGTGGTAAAAGGTACCGTTACTACGGTTACAAATTTTGGAGCGTTTATTAAGATAGGAGCGGTTGAAGGATTGCTTCACAACGAAGATGCTTCATGGGACAGAAATGATAAGTGCAAAGATATGTTTAAAGTTGGCGATGAGATTGAAGTTAAGATCGTTAAGATCGACAATACCGAGCAAAAAATTTCGCTTAGCTTAAAAGATCTAAAGCAAAGTCCTGTTCAAGAATACGCTAAAAAATACAATGTCGGCGATATCGTGACCGGCAAAATTCGCGATATTAAAGAATTTGGAATTTTTGTAGAGCTTGGCGATAATATCGATGCTCTTATTCGTAAAGAAGATATGGGCAATGTAAAAGCCGAAGAGCTTAATATCAACGATAATATCGAAGCTGCAATCGCATTTATCGACGAGAAAAAGAATAGAATTCGCCTAAGTATCAGACGTCTTGCTAAGCAAAAAGAGCGCGAAGTGCTAAATGAGATAAATAGCGATGACAAGGTAACTTTGGGCGATATCATTAAAGAACAATTGTCGTAA
- a CDS encoding DJ-1 family glyoxalase III gives MKKVAVMLANGFEEIEAITIIDILKRAGVQAKFVGLDADILTGAHGVKVNADTTLDKISESEFDMIVLPGGLPGAQHLTDSDRLKAILKEFDLNGKFVAAICAAPMALAKAEVIKQSYTCYPGFETKVGKDGYISSQNVVKDGNIITSRGPATAMEFALELVRNLCGEQIYKDVKEGLLFVG, from the coding sequence ATGAAAAAAGTTGCTGTAATGCTTGCAAATGGCTTTGAAGAGATAGAAGCGATAACCATTATTGATATATTAAAAAGAGCCGGAGTTCAGGCGAAATTTGTAGGACTTGATGCAGATATTTTAACAGGAGCTCACGGTGTAAAAGTTAATGCCGATACTACTTTAGACAAAATTTCCGAGAGTGAGTTTGATATGATAGTGCTTCCGGGCGGCTTACCGGGTGCTCAGCATTTGACTGATAGCGATAGGCTTAAAGCCATTTTAAAAGAATTTGATCTTAACGGCAAATTCGTAGCAGCCATTTGCGCAGCGCCTATGGCCTTGGCAAAAGCTGAAGTGATAAAACAAAGTTACACTTGCTACCCCGGCTTTGAAACAAAAGTTGGTAAAGACGGCTATATAAGCTCACAAAATGTAGTAAAAGACGGCAACATCATCACTTCTCGCGGACCTGCTACGGCTATGGAATTTGCTCTTGAGCTGGTTAGAAATCTTTGTGGTGAGCAAATTTACAAAGATGTAAAAGAAGGTCTTTTATTTGTTGGGTAA
- the aroA gene encoding 3-phosphoshikimate 1-carboxyvinyltransferase yields the protein MKIFALRDRIDAKLEVIAPDKSISHRCAIFSLLSDKPSRIKNYLKAEDTLNTLNIVKFLGAEISQTDDELTIIPPKNLKEPEVVLECGNSGTAMRLLMGFLAASEGFFVLSGDEYLNRRPMARIAKPLVGVGAKIDGANNGDRAPLAIRGSKLEYFKFDSKIASAQVKSALLLAGLKSNGCMINEPELSRDHTERMLKGMGAQIERNGTEVSIKPMQNPLKPLEIFVPNDPSSAFFFAVAAAIIPNSHLVLKNMLLNKTRIEAYRVLEKMGADIKFKETSSEYESIGEIEIRYAPLKAVEVSENISWLIDEVPALAVAFANASGVSVIRNAKELRVKESDRIAVMVEGLKKCGLEVSEFEDGFSVKGAQANSAIIDSHGDHRMAMSFAILGLKCGMVIEKSEFISTSFPKFGSILRELGASVED from the coding sequence ATGAAAATTTTTGCTTTAAGAGACAGGATAGATGCAAAATTAGAGGTTATCGCTCCTGATAAATCGATATCTCATAGGTGTGCGATATTTTCGTTGCTTTCTGATAAGCCTTCTCGCATAAAAAACTATCTGAAAGCGGAAGATACTCTAAATACTTTAAATATTGTCAAGTTTTTGGGGGCTGAAATTTCCCAAACTGATGATGAGCTAACGATAATCCCGCCTAAAAATTTAAAAGAGCCCGAAGTCGTGCTTGAGTGCGGAAATTCTGGCACGGCGATGAGACTGCTTATGGGATTTTTAGCTGCAAGCGAAGGATTTTTCGTGCTAAGCGGAGATGAATATCTAAACCGCCGCCCGATGGCAAGGATCGCAAAGCCTCTTGTTGGTGTGGGAGCCAAGATAGACGGCGCAAATAACGGCGATAGAGCACCGCTTGCGATACGAGGAAGCAAGCTTGAGTATTTTAAATTTGATAGTAAAATAGCCTCGGCCCAGGTTAAGTCCGCTTTGCTTTTAGCGGGTCTTAAATCAAACGGATGCATGATAAATGAGCCTGAGTTAAGCCGAGATCATACTGAAAGAATGCTAAAAGGAATGGGTGCGCAAATAGAGCGAAACGGCACGGAAGTATCTATAAAACCGATGCAAAATCCTCTTAAGCCTCTTGAAATTTTTGTACCAAACGATCCAAGCTCTGCATTTTTCTTTGCGGTTGCGGCGGCGATCATTCCAAATTCACACTTAGTGCTTAAAAATATGCTTTTAAATAAAACCCGTATAGAGGCTTACAGGGTACTTGAAAAAATGGGTGCAGATATAAAATTTAAAGAGACCAGCAGCGAATACGAGAGCATAGGCGAGATCGAGATAAGATACGCTCCTCTTAAAGCCGTTGAAGTAAGCGAAAATATCTCTTGGCTTATTGATGAAGTGCCGGCTCTTGCCGTGGCTTTTGCCAATGCAAGCGGAGTAAGCGTCATAAGAAATGCAAAAGAGCTTAGAGTAAAAGAGAGCGATAGGATCGCCGTTATGGTTGAAGGACTTAAGAAGTGCGGGCTTGAAGTGAGTGAATTTGAAGACGGTTTTAGCGTCAAGGGTGCGCAGGCAAATAGTGCGATCATAGATAGCCACGGCGATCATCGTATGGCTATGAGCTTTGCTATTTTAGGTCTTAAATGCGGAATGGTGATCGAAAAGAGCGAATTTATATCTACCTCTTTTCCGAAATTCGGCTCTATATTAAGAGAGCTTGGAGCTAGCGTTGAAGATTGA
- a CDS encoding RNA-binding protein, producing the protein MNIYVGNLSYRMTEAELKDTFSPFGEVKRAKIVRDRETDRSKGFGFVEMDDAAGAKAIEALNDKEIGGRTLRVNEARPKD; encoded by the coding sequence TTGAATATTTACGTCGGTAACTTGTCATATCGCATGACTGAGGCAGAGCTTAAGGATACTTTTTCGCCGTTTGGCGAAGTAAAACGCGCAAAGATAGTAAGAGATCGCGAGACGGATCGCTCAAAGGGATTTGGATTTGTTGAGATGGATGACGCTGCAGGCGCAAAAGCGATAGAGGCACTAAACGATAAAGAGATCGGTGGTAGAACTTTAAGAGTCAATGAAGCTCGCCCGAAAGATTAA
- a CDS encoding 4-hydroxy-3-methylbut-2-enyl diphosphate reductase has protein sequence MKIELASSYGFCFGVKRAIKIAENAKDAATIGPLIHNNEEINRLKLNFNVKTLQGIEELSEEKKAIIRTHGITKTDLARLKSSNVNVIDATCPFVTKPQQICEKMSKEGYDIVIFGDENHPEVKGVKSYATGKVYVILEESELEGIKLSQKVAVVSQTTRKVEKLMQIVNCLMLKTKEVRVFNTICNATLENQEAVKDLAQKADVMVIIGGKNSSNTKQLYLISKNFCDDSYLIENESELEGAWFEGKNHCGISAGASTPDWIIQDVINKIKELKPD, from the coding sequence TTGAAGATTGAGCTTGCTAGTAGTTACGGATTTTGTTTTGGAGTTAAGCGAGCGATAAAGATCGCTGAAAACGCTAAAGATGCGGCAACCATAGGACCTCTTATACACAATAACGAAGAGATAAATAGATTAAAACTCAATTTTAACGTTAAAACTTTGCAGGGAATTGAGGAGCTAAGCGAAGAAAAAAAGGCTATAATCCGTACTCACGGTATAACCAAAACCGATCTTGCAAGGCTTAAAAGCAGTAACGTAAATGTTATAGACGCCACCTGTCCCTTTGTGACGAAGCCTCAGCAAATTTGTGAAAAGATGAGTAAAGAAGGCTATGATATCGTTATCTTTGGCGATGAAAATCACCCTGAAGTTAAAGGTGTCAAATCATACGCTACAGGCAAGGTTTATGTGATACTTGAAGAGAGCGAGCTAGAAGGCATAAAACTATCTCAAAAAGTTGCCGTGGTAAGCCAAACTACTCGTAAAGTCGAAAAACTTATGCAGATTGTAAATTGTTTAATGTTAAAAACTAAAGAAGTAAGGGTCTTTAATACTATTTGCAACGCTACTCTTGAAAATCAAGAAGCTGTGAAGGATTTAGCTCAAAAAGCCGATGTTATGGTTATAATAGGTGGAAAAAATTCTTCAAACACAAAACAGCTTTATCTGATATCTAAAAATTTTTGCGACGATAGCTACCTCATAGAAAATGAAAGCGAGCTTGAAGGCGCATGGTTTGAAGGGAAAAATCATTGCGGAATAAGCGCGGGAGCAAGCACTCCTGATTGGATTATCCAAGATGTTATAAATAAAATTAAAGAGCTAAAGCCTGATTAA
- the efp gene encoding elongation factor P gives MATYSMGDLKKGLKIELDGIPYKVVEYQHVKPGKGAAFVRAKIKSFIDGKVLEKTFHAGDKADQPNLEEKQMQYLYDDGEYCQFMDTATYEQVAISDDDVGDVKKWMIDGMMVDILFHNGKAIGVEVPQVVELKIVETPPNFKGDTQGGKKPATLESGAVVQIPFHVLEGEVIRVDTVRGEYIERANK, from the coding sequence ATGGCGACATATTCAATGGGCGATTTAAAAAAGGGCTTAAAGATCGAATTAGACGGTATTCCTTACAAAGTGGTCGAATATCAACACGTAAAACCGGGCAAGGGAGCTGCTTTTGTAAGAGCCAAGATTAAGTCGTTTATAGACGGTAAAGTACTTGAAAAGACATTTCACGCCGGAGATAAAGCCGATCAGCCGAATTTGGAAGAAAAACAGATGCAATATCTTTATGACGACGGTGAGTATTGCCAGTTTATGGATACCGCTACTTACGAGCAGGTGGCTATAAGCGATGATGATGTGGGCGATGTGAAAAAATGGATGATAGACGGAATGATGGTTGATATCCTCTTTCATAACGGCAAGGCTATCGGTGTGGAAGTTCCTCAAGTAGTTGAGCTAAAGATAGTTGAAACTCCACCAAATTTCAAAGGAGATACACAAGGCGGTAAGAAGCCTGCTACGCTTGAAAGCGGTGCTGTGGTGCAAATTCCTTTTCACGTGCTTGAAGGCGAAGTTATCCGCGTAGATACCGTTAGAGGCGAGTATATCGAGCGAGCTAATAAATAA
- the serA gene encoding phosphoglycerate dehydrogenase, with translation MMKTIIVCDAIHKIGFEILNREENIKVIDATSVPKDELLNIIGEADVAITRSSTEIDEKFLNAAKNLKALVRAGVGVDNVDIDGCSKRGIIAMNVPTANTIAAVELTMAHMLAAARSLPYAHNDLKMDRIWKREKWYGVELFNKTLGVIGFGNIGSRVAIRAASFGMKIIAYDPYIDPSKVTDMGGVYTRDFDDILACDFITIHTPKTKETANIIGENEILKMKDGVRLINCARGGLYNEEALYSGLKSGKIAFAGIDVFSREPATDHPLLDLENVSVTPHLGANTLESQSNIAVAAAEQAISAARGISYPNALNLPIKTEDLPPFVEPYIELISKMSFLGAQLTQAPVKAIKVEANGQVGNYIKSMLTFAIVGVLKESLGDKINYVNAQFIADEKGILTDTTIVPESGYKNKITVKITTDQGITSVSGTVFNEAEQRIVNINGFKTDFKPKGKMIIFKNSDVPGVIAKISAILAEEKINIADFRLGRDDHGFALAVVLVDEKVSKETLGKLNELDVCVWAKYAVI, from the coding sequence ATTATGAAAACGATAATTGTATGCGACGCTATTCATAAAATAGGTTTTGAAATTTTAAACCGAGAAGAAAATATAAAAGTAATAGATGCTACTTCGGTGCCAAAAGATGAACTTTTAAATATCATTGGCGAAGCCGATGTGGCTATTACTAGAAGCTCAACGGAGATTGATGAGAAATTTTTAAATGCTGCTAAAAATTTAAAAGCTCTCGTTAGAGCAGGGGTTGGTGTAGATAATGTCGATATAGACGGTTGCTCGAAGCGAGGCATTATCGCTATGAACGTTCCTACGGCAAACACGATAGCCGCAGTTGAGCTAACTATGGCTCATATGCTGGCCGCTGCAAGAAGCCTTCCTTATGCTCATAACGACCTTAAGATGGATAGAATTTGGAAGCGCGAGAAGTGGTATGGAGTTGAGCTTTTTAATAAAACTTTAGGTGTCATAGGATTTGGAAATATCGGCTCAAGAGTTGCCATTAGAGCGGCGTCTTTTGGTATGAAGATCATAGCTTACGATCCATATATCGATCCGTCAAAAGTAACCGATATGGGCGGAGTTTATACAAGAGATTTTGATGATATTTTAGCGTGCGATTTTATCACTATCCACACACCAAAGACGAAAGAAACCGCAAATATCATCGGCGAAAATGAAATTTTGAAGATGAAAGACGGTGTGCGGCTTATCAACTGCGCTCGTGGAGGACTTTACAACGAAGAAGCGCTTTATAGCGGACTAAAAAGCGGCAAGATAGCCTTTGCCGGTATTGATGTATTCTCTCGCGAGCCGGCTACCGATCATCCTTTGCTTGATCTTGAAAATGTAAGCGTTACCCCTCATCTTGGCGCAAACACTCTTGAATCTCAAAGCAATATCGCAGTTGCCGCAGCCGAGCAAGCCATAAGTGCAGCTAGAGGCATAAGCTATCCAAACGCTTTAAATTTACCTATCAAGACAGAGGACTTACCGCCTTTTGTGGAGCCCTATATCGAGCTTATCTCGAAGATGTCGTTTTTAGGAGCTCAGCTTACTCAGGCTCCTGTTAAGGCTATTAAGGTTGAAGCTAACGGGCAGGTGGGCAACTATATAAAATCAATGCTTACGTTTGCTATAGTCGGTGTTTTAAAAGAGAGTTTAGGGGATAAGATAAACTATGTAAATGCACAATTTATCGCCGATGAAAAAGGAATTTTAACAGACACTACTATCGTGCCTGAGAGCGGATATAAAAATAAAATAACCGTTAAAATAACCACCGATCAAGGCATCACTTCAGTTAGCGGCACGGTATTTAACGAAGCCGAGCAACGCATAGTAAATATCAATGGCTTTAAGACCGACTTTAAACCAAAAGGCAAGATGATAATCTTTAAAAACTCAGACGTTCCTGGCGTTATTGCTAAGATAAGTGCAATTTTAGCCGAAGAGAAGATAAATATCGCAGACTTCCGTCTTGGACGCGACGATCATGGATTTGCGCTTGCGGTAGTGCTTGTGGATGAAAAAGTTTCCAAAGAGACTCTTGGCAAGCTTAACGAGCTTGATGTTTGCGTTTGGGCAAAATACGCTGTTATTTGA